The following nucleotide sequence is from Candidatus Effluviviaceae Genus V sp..
CTCTCTTCTTCTGCACTGCCGCGGCGCAGGAGCCTGTGGCCATCACAGTCGGCTCCAAGAAGTTCACGGAGAACGTCATCCTGGGGGAGGTTCTCGCTCACCTTGGACGCGACGAGGGGCTCGTCGTGAACCATCTGCGCGAGCTCGGCGGGACCCGCATTCTCTGGAACGCCCTGGTCGCCGGCGAGATCGATGCCTACCCTGAGTACACAGGCACGATCCGCGAGGAGATCCTGCACGGGGTCGAGGTGGCGCCCGGCGCGACGCTCGAGAGCGTCCTCGCCCGGTTCGGCGTCGCGATCAGCCCTCCGCTCGGCTTCAACAACACCTACGCCATCGGCGTCACCCG
It contains:
- a CDS encoding amino acid ABC transporter permease yields the protein MRRLLLAFVATSLFFCTAAAQEPVAITVGSKKFTENVILGEVLAHLGRDEGLVVNHLRELGGTRILWNALVAGEIDAYPEYTGTIREEILHGVEVAPGATLESVLARFGVAISPPLGFNNTYAIGVTR